Proteins co-encoded in one Bremerella sp. TYQ1 genomic window:
- a CDS encoding YbaB/EbfC family nucleoid-associated protein, giving the protein MFKNLGNIAGMMQQAQQVGQEMKAMQEELRNKRVEGTAGAGLVKAVCTGHGELVSITIDPQLITDGDKDLIEELIPQAVNDAQAKGKQLHQEMMQSVTSGLNVPGLDQALSQFGQ; this is encoded by the coding sequence GTGTTCAAAAATCTTGGCAACATTGCCGGCATGATGCAGCAAGCTCAACAAGTCGGGCAAGAGATGAAAGCGATGCAGGAAGAACTCCGCAACAAACGTGTGGAAGGAACTGCAGGCGCCGGCTTAGTAAAAGCGGTTTGCACCGGACATGGCGAGCTGGTCAGCATCACCATTGATCCCCAGTTGATCACCGATGGCGATAAAGACCTGATCGAAGAGTTGATCCCTCAAGCGGTCAACGATGCTCAAGCCAAAGGTAAGCAGCTTCATCAGGAAATGATGCAGTCGGTTACTAGCGGGTTGAACGTACCAGGGCTCGACCAGGCACTAAGCCAGTTTGGCCAGTAG
- the recR gene encoding recombination mediator RecR, producing MAQLTESVVRLIDQLSKLPGIGRKSAERVAYHILRVPTDEAMGLSDAIRDVKQNVRYCSQCFNLSEGELCTICQDPQRDASLLCVVEQPRDLIALEQSGVFPGVYHVLLGRIAPLEGVGPDQLTIDALVSRVTKGEIREVVMATNPTTEGDGTALHISSLLSEFPVKLTRLARGVTAGSVLEFANKEVLADAMTGRQAL from the coding sequence ATGGCGCAGCTGACTGAATCTGTAGTTCGTTTGATCGACCAGTTATCCAAGCTGCCAGGCATCGGCCGTAAAAGTGCCGAGCGTGTTGCCTATCATATCCTCCGCGTTCCTACCGACGAAGCGATGGGACTTTCGGATGCAATTCGGGACGTCAAACAAAACGTTCGCTATTGCAGCCAGTGTTTCAATTTGTCGGAAGGGGAACTCTGCACGATCTGCCAAGACCCGCAACGCGATGCTTCGCTGCTGTGCGTTGTGGAACAGCCCCGCGATTTGATTGCCTTGGAACAGTCAGGCGTTTTCCCTGGCGTGTACCACGTTTTGCTCGGCCGGATTGCACCTCTGGAAGGTGTCGGCCCCGACCAGCTAACGATCGACGCACTTGTATCGCGCGTTACTAAAGGTGAGATACGTGAGGTGGTCATGGCGACAAATCCAACCACCGAAGGAGACGGAACGGCACTGCACATTTCAAGCTTGCTGTCCGAGTTCCCAGTTAAGTTGACACGATTGGCTCGAGGCGTGACCGCCGGAAGCGTCCTCGAATTCGCCAACAAAGAAGTGCTTGCCGATGCCATGACCGGCCGCCAGGCACTTTAA
- the rpoN gene encoding RNA polymerase factor sigma-54 has protein sequence MRMSFGLEQKMVQKQVLAPRMIQSMEILQLPVLALQEKIEQEMNENPMLEVQEQDGSDTEDSPREEPDAPADSEQEFVVEDGKDNADDFERLLEMDQQYPDTFDERPQRSSGQMEEDAERRMDALANVQSRPETLQDHLEHQLAELSIEPIVREWAERIISALDSNGYLTTSLEDLLPADADDELKDIAQEALHVVQSLEPAGVGARDLRECLLLQIDPSRMFFDELRTLIMNHLEDLRDNRLPQIQKATGFSIERIQAAWSEMRRLDPKPGSIYNDAHVANVIPDLMLDIDEDGKYIVQAEDRDIPQLRISNYYRERLSSPTATREEKEFIKRKLNAAQWLIDAIVQRQNTLSRVAQAIVDYQKEFIDNGPEYITPLKMQQIADQVGVHVTTVSRAVDDKYIQTPRGIFPLKAFFAGGTVNEAGEEVTWDQIRLRLQEVIDNEDKAKPLSDDDLVKKLKDNGLNVARRTVTKYRKKMGIPSSRQRRDWSKK, from the coding sequence ATGAGAATGTCCTTCGGTCTTGAACAGAAAATGGTCCAGAAGCAGGTTCTGGCTCCACGGATGATTCAATCCATGGAGATCCTGCAACTGCCAGTTCTGGCCCTTCAAGAGAAGATCGAGCAGGAGATGAACGAGAATCCGATGCTCGAAGTCCAAGAGCAGGATGGTAGCGATACCGAAGATTCTCCACGAGAAGAGCCAGATGCTCCTGCCGATTCAGAGCAAGAGTTCGTCGTTGAAGATGGCAAAGATAACGCCGACGACTTCGAACGCTTGTTGGAAATGGATCAGCAGTATCCCGACACCTTCGATGAACGGCCCCAGCGATCGTCGGGCCAAATGGAAGAAGACGCCGAGCGCCGTATGGATGCTTTGGCGAACGTCCAATCGCGCCCTGAAACTTTGCAAGACCACCTGGAACACCAGTTGGCTGAACTGTCGATCGAACCGATCGTTCGTGAATGGGCCGAGCGGATCATCTCGGCACTCGACTCCAATGGCTATCTCACGACAAGCCTCGAAGACTTATTGCCGGCCGACGCCGACGACGAATTGAAAGACATCGCCCAAGAAGCACTTCATGTCGTTCAATCGTTGGAACCTGCCGGCGTTGGTGCGCGGGATCTGCGTGAATGCCTGCTGTTACAAATCGATCCATCGCGTATGTTCTTTGACGAACTCCGTACGTTGATCATGAATCACCTGGAAGACCTTCGTGACAATCGACTTCCACAGATTCAGAAAGCGACCGGCTTTTCGATCGAGCGGATTCAAGCGGCGTGGAGCGAGATGCGCCGCCTCGATCCTAAACCAGGTTCGATCTACAACGATGCTCATGTCGCCAATGTCATTCCTGACTTGATGCTGGATATCGACGAAGATGGGAAGTACATCGTTCAAGCCGAAGACCGAGACATTCCGCAGTTGCGAATCAGCAACTACTACCGCGAACGCCTTTCCAGCCCGACGGCTACTCGGGAAGAAAAGGAGTTCATCAAGCGTAAACTTAACGCAGCTCAGTGGCTGATCGATGCTATTGTCCAGCGTCAAAACACGCTTAGCCGTGTTGCTCAAGCCATTGTCGACTATCAGAAAGAATTTATCGACAACGGCCCTGAGTACATCACGCCTTTGAAGATGCAACAGATTGCCGACCAAGTGGGTGTGCACGTCACAACGGTCAGTCGTGCCGTGGACGACAAGTACATTCAGACCCCGCGTGGTATCTTCCCCCTTAAAGCGTTTTTCGCTGGCGGTACCGTCAACGAAGCTGGCGAGGAAGTGACGTGGGATCAGATTCGATTACGTCTACAGGAAGTGATCGATAACGAAGACAAAGCAAAGCCACTTTCCGACGACGATCTGGTCAAGAAGCTGAAAGACAATGGCTTGAACGTGGCCCGTCGTACGGTGACGAAGTATCGCAAAAAGATGGGCATTCCAAGTTCTCGCCAGCGCCGTGACTGGTCGAAGAAATAG
- a CDS encoding transporter — MTRQQITCECLRWFVRGTVTAMLAGLAILAIPSQTAQAQWPDQPSPVWQADEPLFVASHFEDPSLTWQYGSETIMPVSALQEPGPLPPPLPEIPRTGKVELVDPPVRDDQEYGEELEDFNIQFLRTASVLLQPGQWQMDLGLVYAKDDYDFPITLNPSGVARADIRRRSLFVPFALRYGLTDRIQLSGSLPIGWSHQEVSSLGLFDETNSSGGIGDLELGVNLLCREGCYGYSPDVILSFGLTAPTGDAEYLVDGISQATLSNGVWAPSAQLLFIQRYDPIIYFYGVGYRYQAKRQFGDIDVRYGHQFTYNFGVGFAVNDRITLSTAFLGLYQTETEVDGLGVPGSMRELMRLRFAATTYRCERIIEPFAEIGMTDDAADAVVGIVWTL; from the coding sequence ATGACGCGACAACAAATTACATGCGAATGCCTACGCTGGTTCGTACGCGGAACAGTTACCGCGATGCTTGCTGGTCTGGCAATCTTGGCAATCCCAAGTCAAACCGCACAGGCGCAGTGGCCAGATCAACCGTCGCCGGTATGGCAAGCAGACGAACCGTTGTTCGTCGCGTCGCACTTCGAAGATCCTTCCCTTACTTGGCAGTATGGTTCAGAAACGATCATGCCGGTATCGGCTTTGCAAGAGCCTGGCCCATTACCTCCGCCACTGCCCGAAATCCCAAGGACCGGCAAAGTCGAACTGGTCGATCCTCCGGTCCGCGACGATCAGGAATATGGTGAAGAACTGGAAGACTTCAACATCCAGTTCCTCCGCACAGCAAGCGTGCTGTTGCAGCCCGGCCAATGGCAAATGGACCTCGGTCTGGTTTATGCCAAAGACGATTACGACTTCCCAATTACACTGAATCCATCCGGCGTAGCACGTGCTGACATTCGTCGTCGATCGCTCTTCGTTCCTTTCGCCCTACGGTATGGGTTAACCGACAGGATTCAACTTTCCGGGAGCCTCCCCATTGGCTGGTCACATCAGGAAGTCTCTTCGCTGGGACTCTTCGATGAAACCAACTCAAGCGGCGGTATCGGTGACTTGGAGCTTGGCGTAAACCTTCTCTGTCGAGAAGGCTGTTACGGTTACTCTCCCGACGTCATCCTCAGTTTCGGTCTGACCGCGCCAACTGGCGACGCCGAATACTTGGTCGACGGCATCTCGCAAGCGACGCTTTCCAACGGTGTTTGGGCTCCTTCCGCACAGCTCCTTTTCATTCAGCGGTACGATCCCATTATTTACTTTTATGGGGTCGGTTATCGCTATCAGGCCAAGCGGCAGTTTGGTGACATCGATGTGCGATACGGGCATCAGTTCACTTACAACTTTGGTGTCGGCTTCGCGGTGAATGATCGGATTACGCTAAGCACTGCATTCCTGGGGCTTTATCAAACCGAAACCGAAGTCGATGGGTTGGGCGTGCCTGGTTCGATGCGAGAATTGATGCGTCTTCGCTTTGCAGCGACCACTTACCGCTGCGAACGCATTATCGAACCATTTGCAGAAATTGGCATGACCGATGATGCTGCTGACGCCGTCGTTGGCATCGTGTGGACGCTTTAA
- a CDS encoding C39 family peptidase translates to MNQLTLSKSIVLAITLLGPALLTSTAWAQLGPPVRNAERTIQAHARSWKAIRDQNIVKQQRDYSCGAAALATICRYYWGDPVTENQVLNVVQKNLKRDELKERFENGLAISDLRLAAVKLGYLSTIGRLSMEELQKVKIPIIVAIRLEETNHFVVVRGLANGWVFLADPARGNLRIPQFEFERIWIENAVLAVVQKGKATSDVSRLGVTNEEMSRGWVDDQIIRTFPEKTFRMPTPGFP, encoded by the coding sequence TTGAACCAGCTCACGCTCTCCAAATCGATCGTTCTGGCAATCACCCTACTCGGGCCAGCATTGCTGACCAGTACGGCGTGGGCTCAATTGGGTCCTCCGGTTCGTAACGCCGAAAGAACGATCCAAGCGCACGCACGATCTTGGAAAGCCATACGCGATCAAAACATCGTTAAGCAGCAGCGTGACTACTCTTGCGGAGCGGCTGCTCTGGCAACAATCTGCCGCTATTACTGGGGCGACCCCGTCACGGAAAACCAGGTTCTCAACGTCGTACAGAAGAACTTGAAACGGGATGAACTGAAAGAACGATTCGAAAACGGTCTGGCGATTTCTGACCTTCGTTTGGCTGCCGTTAAGCTTGGTTACCTTTCCACGATTGGGAGGCTAAGCATGGAGGAACTTCAAAAAGTCAAAATCCCCATCATTGTCGCCATTCGCCTGGAAGAAACGAATCACTTTGTCGTCGTTCGTGGTCTCGCGAACGGCTGGGTATTTCTGGCCGATCCTGCCCGAGGCAATCTGAGAATTCCACAATTTGAATTCGAGCGGATCTGGATCGAAAACGCCGTACTTGCGGTTGTCCAAAAAGGAAAAGCGACGTCCGATGTCTCTCGGCTTGGCGTCACCAACGAAGAAATGTCTCGTGGCTGGGTCGACGATCAGATCATCCGAACGTTTCCTGAAAAAACGTTCCGCATGCCGACCCCAGGCTTCCCTTAA
- a CDS encoding SpoIIE family protein phosphatase, translated as MNLTRLPIRVLAPLLFGIPVLIVGVWLSMTWNRQSQKAVTQLADQNIDQIHRTTATKIADVLSVPVQVCEINKQLVTSRKLPPDDLAAWRPTFVRESKAFDVLSAISWGSADGRTVWVSRYADGSTYWAIKSDPSSEMMEEWKLNSAGESIESTRNAFEFRLETRPWFQTPREAKGPTWSDPYVWVGGGEGQETTLGISYGIPLYYPDRDLMGVIDADFSLNDLSSYLGQLTIGKTGMAILMSADGKLLATSNDTKIISEAGSQLLATSSDNPLVVAAGNYVNSDSYVDESNTHIDLSGETYYLHASDVGTEVGLKWKLLTIVPEKDFVGDIQAEFTRSWLISFLAVLFAVGLGFLAARWLVDPLTRIVDSVRRIGQGDLETRLHIQHAPEYTHLASEINTMAEGLQDRLRMQKSLSLAMEVQRNLLPSDSPSIKGLDIAGHSTYCDETGGDYYDFLDVTGTDEDTAVLVIGDVMGHGVAAALLMATARGILRSRCAVPGSLADFLNHLNDMLVVDTNGERFMTMLMVTVSAQKDNLRWASAGHGAPIIYDPVEDKFPEMDGGGLPLGLVEGESYSEYWQPGIRTGTVILATTDGLEETMNEAGDQFGKERLQELIRENASKSSEEISQAIRQALVGYRGANSQDDDLTFVVAKVN; from the coding sequence GTGAATCTGACACGCCTCCCGATTCGAGTTCTCGCTCCCCTGCTCTTCGGTATCCCGGTATTGATCGTCGGTGTCTGGCTGTCGATGACGTGGAATCGTCAGTCGCAGAAAGCGGTCACCCAGCTGGCCGATCAAAATATCGATCAGATTCATCGCACGACCGCAACGAAGATTGCCGATGTACTTTCGGTGCCGGTTCAAGTTTGTGAAATCAACAAGCAGCTTGTCACTTCACGGAAGCTTCCTCCAGACGACTTAGCGGCGTGGCGGCCAACATTCGTTCGAGAGTCGAAGGCGTTCGATGTGCTGAGTGCCATTTCCTGGGGCAGTGCCGATGGTCGCACCGTTTGGGTGAGCCGATACGCCGACGGAAGCACCTATTGGGCCATCAAAAGCGATCCCTCTTCCGAAATGATGGAAGAGTGGAAACTCAATAGCGCCGGTGAATCGATTGAATCGACTCGCAACGCGTTTGAGTTTCGCCTTGAAACTCGCCCATGGTTTCAAACACCTCGCGAAGCGAAGGGCCCGACTTGGAGCGATCCGTACGTTTGGGTCGGAGGTGGAGAGGGCCAGGAAACGACATTGGGGATATCGTACGGAATTCCGCTCTATTACCCCGATCGCGATTTAATGGGGGTCATCGATGCGGATTTTTCGCTGAACGATCTCTCGAGTTACCTTGGCCAACTGACAATCGGTAAGACGGGTATGGCCATTTTGATGTCTGCTGACGGAAAGTTGTTAGCGACTTCAAACGATACGAAAATCATCTCTGAGGCGGGAAGCCAGCTTTTGGCGACGTCGTCAGACAATCCCTTGGTAGTCGCTGCTGGCAATTACGTGAACAGCGATAGCTATGTGGATGAATCGAACACGCATATCGACTTGAGCGGCGAAACGTATTATCTGCACGCTTCCGATGTGGGCACCGAAGTTGGGTTGAAGTGGAAGCTGCTGACGATTGTTCCCGAAAAGGACTTTGTTGGTGACATTCAAGCCGAGTTCACACGCAGTTGGCTCATCAGCTTCCTGGCCGTTCTCTTTGCCGTAGGGCTCGGTTTTTTAGCAGCCCGGTGGCTTGTCGATCCCCTGACCCGAATTGTCGATTCGGTTCGTCGCATCGGTCAAGGTGATCTCGAAACTCGCCTGCATATCCAGCACGCGCCGGAATACACGCATCTTGCCTCCGAGATCAATACGATGGCGGAAGGCTTACAGGACCGCTTGCGAATGCAGAAGTCTCTTTCGCTGGCGATGGAAGTGCAACGGAATCTGTTGCCGTCCGATTCGCCAAGCATCAAAGGGCTCGACATCGCAGGTCACAGCACCTATTGCGACGAGACCGGCGGCGATTACTACGACTTTCTCGACGTCACCGGCACCGACGAAGATACGGCGGTTCTCGTAATTGGCGATGTCATGGGGCATGGAGTGGCAGCAGCACTGCTGATGGCCACGGCTCGAGGGATTCTAAGGAGTCGATGTGCCGTGCCGGGTTCGCTGGCGGACTTCTTGAATCATTTGAACGATATGCTTGTCGTCGATACCAACGGCGAGCGATTCATGACCATGTTGATGGTGACCGTTTCCGCTCAGAAAGATAATCTACGTTGGGCTTCCGCAGGTCACGGGGCACCGATCATCTACGACCCCGTCGAAGACAAATTCCCTGAAATGGATGGCGGCGGACTGCCACTGGGATTGGTCGAAGGGGAAAGTTATTCGGAATATTGGCAGCCTGGTATCCGAACCGGAACCGTTATCTTGGCCACCACCGATGGTTTGGAAGAGACGATGAACGAGGCCGGCGATCAGTTTGGCAAAGAACGCCTTCAGGAACTGATTCGGGAGAACGCTTCCAAGAGTTCGGAAGAGATCAGCCAGGCCATCCGTCAGGCCCTTGTCGGCTATCGTGGGGCCAATTCGCAAGACGATGATCTTACTTTCGTCGTAGCAAAAGTGAATTAA
- a CDS encoding AAA family ATPase: MSDPLKDLLSQLSGQSSTENGDIDPWQLVEAISPEEEPQSQEDKSLEAMISRINSMTSKGSDDEGAFAEPEQVPEETATYEDDFQEDNDTPFYPREPGTLREASLTSSDVEALCIKYLLTAGEASGREIANQICIPFLLMDECLRKMKYDQLVVYKDTAQAGDYVYYLTDLGRERARRYNEHCTYYGAAPVSLKDYIASVRAQSLEGQSPSIEALETAFEDLLINKSMFRRLGPAINSGRGLFLYGAPGNGKTSIAERVTRSFGKHIWVPRAIGIDGEILRVFDPAVHDEVPIEEGPGIMQEHRIDRRWVRIKRPTIVVGGELTMDNLEISTIQSTGVSEAPLQLKSNCGTLVIDDFGRQRMSTDELLNRWIVPLEKRYDFLNMRGGKKIQVPFDQLIVFSTNLEPRDLCDDAFLRRIPYKIEVVDPTEQEFRQLFDIMCPMMGFTVNETAIDYLIENHYKKVNRPFRCCQPRDLLMQVRNMCLYENAPLELTNEYFDDAVDNYFAVM; this comes from the coding sequence ATGTCCGACCCGCTCAAAGATTTGTTGTCTCAACTTTCTGGCCAATCCTCGACCGAGAACGGCGATATTGATCCTTGGCAACTTGTCGAGGCGATCTCGCCGGAAGAGGAACCGCAGTCGCAGGAAGACAAGTCGCTGGAAGCGATGATCTCTCGGATCAACAGCATGACCAGCAAAGGTTCCGACGACGAAGGCGCGTTTGCCGAGCCAGAGCAAGTCCCGGAAGAGACTGCCACTTACGAGGATGATTTCCAGGAAGACAACGATACCCCGTTTTATCCTCGCGAGCCGGGAACGCTGCGAGAGGCTAGTTTGACGTCGTCTGACGTTGAAGCACTGTGCATCAAGTACTTGCTGACCGCCGGCGAGGCATCGGGGCGTGAGATTGCCAATCAGATTTGCATTCCGTTCCTGTTGATGGACGAATGTCTGCGAAAGATGAAGTACGACCAACTGGTGGTCTATAAAGATACCGCTCAGGCTGGCGACTACGTCTATTATTTGACCGATTTGGGACGCGAGCGGGCCCGGCGTTATAACGAGCACTGCACTTATTACGGGGCTGCCCCAGTTTCGCTGAAGGATTACATCGCCAGCGTGCGTGCCCAATCGTTAGAGGGTCAATCGCCCAGCATCGAAGCCTTGGAGACCGCGTTCGAAGACTTGCTGATCAACAAGTCGATGTTCCGTCGGCTCGGACCGGCTATTAACAGTGGTCGCGGGTTGTTTCTGTATGGAGCACCTGGTAACGGTAAAACCAGCATCGCTGAACGGGTAACTCGCTCTTTCGGGAAGCATATTTGGGTTCCCCGGGCGATCGGGATTGATGGCGAAATACTGCGGGTATTCGACCCCGCAGTTCACGACGAGGTGCCCATCGAAGAAGGCCCTGGCATCATGCAAGAGCATCGCATCGATCGCCGCTGGGTTCGCATCAAACGTCCGACAATTGTTGTCGGTGGTGAATTGACGATGGATAACCTGGAAATCAGTACTATTCAATCGACCGGGGTTAGCGAAGCCCCGCTTCAGCTAAAAAGCAACTGCGGAACGTTGGTGATCGACGACTTTGGGCGTCAGCGAATGAGCACCGACGAGTTGCTCAACCGATGGATTGTGCCGCTGGAAAAACGGTACGACTTCTTGAACATGCGAGGCGGTAAGAAGATTCAGGTTCCGTTCGACCAGTTGATTGTCTTTTCGACGAACTTAGAGCCTCGAGACTTATGCGACGATGCGTTTCTGCGTCGTATCCCGTACAAGATCGAAGTGGTCGACCCTACCGAACAAGAATTTCGACAGCTGTTTGACATCATGTGTCCCATGATGGGATTCACCGTAAATGAAACGGCGATCGACTATTTGATCGAGAATCACTACAAGAAAGTGAACCGTCCGTTCCGCTGCTGCCAGCCACGCGACCTTTTGATGCAGGTTCGTAATATGTGTTTGTACGAGAACGCTCCACTCGAACTGACGAACGAATACTTCGATGACGCCGTCGATAATTACTTTGCGGTGATGTAG
- the acnA gene encoding aconitate hydratase AcnA: MTAKFDPFGARDVFSTSEGDLGIYRINKLQDAGLGDIDKLPFSIRVLLESVLRNCDGYIVSEDDVKALAGWKAENPVSSEIPFMPARVVLQDFTGVPCVVDLAAMRSAMERLGGDPAKINPLIPVDLVIDHSVQVDKFGTEQALEENVALEFHRNKERYEFLRWGQKSLKNFQAIPPNVGIVHQVNLEYLAKGVFVREDEKGKVALPDSLVGTDSHTTMINGLGVVGWGVGGIEAEAVMLGQPIYMLTPQVVGFELTGKLGAGVTATDMVLTITQILRKQGVVGKFVEFFGPGVSQMSLADRATIANMAPEYGATMGFFPVDAETLNYMRRTGRTAGEVDRVERYTKEQGLFRTDEMKPSYTTLVRLDLSTVEPSLAGPKRPQDRVALKSMQSEFKKSLVTSPNERGFGLSEGDLGRTATVEDNGKSSEIGHGSVVIAAITSCTNTSNPSVMLAAGLLAKKAAEKGLTVKPYVKTSLAPGSRVVTDYLVKADVMEDLKKLGFNLVGYGCTTCIGNSGPLPEPVANAVTKGSLVASAVLSGNRNFEGRVNQHVKANYLASPPLVVAYALAGTVDIDLDNDPIGTSADGESVYLKDIWPSNEEILETVEKAITPEMFQERYNSAYESNPNWNAIDVADSELYTWDKDSTYIQEPPFLDDVKENVEPIESITGARVLALLGDSVTTDHISPAGAIAKDSPAGKYLIEHGVDPVDFNSYGSRRGNDRVMHRGTFANIRIRNRLTPEKEGGWTKCFATGETMSIFDAAEIYKQNDTPLVVIAGKEYGTGSSRDWAAKGTFMLGVKAVIASSFERIHRSNLIGMGVLPLEFPNGSSWESLSLTGEETYDIYLPDDLKPLQKVTVSAKAADGEVTTFDATVRIDTPVELDYYRNGGILQTVLLKLLKDSK, encoded by the coding sequence ATGACCGCAAAGTTCGATCCGTTCGGCGCACGCGACGTGTTTTCCACCTCGGAAGGGGACCTGGGAATCTACCGCATTAATAAGCTGCAGGACGCTGGCCTGGGTGATATCGATAAGCTCCCATTTTCGATCCGCGTCCTCTTGGAATCCGTGCTGCGGAACTGTGACGGCTACATCGTCTCGGAAGACGATGTGAAGGCGCTCGCAGGCTGGAAAGCCGAGAATCCGGTCTCGAGCGAGATCCCATTCATGCCGGCTCGCGTTGTGCTGCAAGACTTCACCGGTGTTCCGTGCGTGGTGGATCTCGCTGCGATGCGAAGTGCCATGGAACGTCTTGGTGGCGATCCTGCCAAAATCAACCCACTGATCCCAGTCGACCTCGTCATCGACCACTCGGTGCAAGTCGATAAGTTCGGTACCGAACAAGCCCTCGAAGAAAACGTGGCTCTCGAATTCCATCGTAATAAGGAACGATATGAGTTCCTGCGTTGGGGTCAGAAGTCGCTGAAGAACTTCCAAGCCATTCCGCCAAACGTCGGTATCGTCCACCAGGTGAACCTGGAATACCTGGCCAAGGGCGTCTTCGTTCGTGAAGACGAAAAAGGCAAAGTTGCTCTGCCTGACTCGCTGGTTGGTACCGATAGTCACACCACGATGATTAACGGCCTCGGTGTTGTGGGCTGGGGTGTCGGCGGGATCGAAGCCGAAGCGGTCATGCTCGGCCAGCCGATCTACATGCTGACGCCACAAGTGGTCGGGTTCGAGCTGACCGGCAAACTGGGCGCCGGCGTTACCGCAACCGACATGGTGCTCACGATCACTCAAATTCTGCGAAAGCAGGGAGTCGTCGGTAAATTCGTCGAGTTCTTCGGCCCCGGCGTCTCGCAAATGAGCCTCGCCGACCGAGCGACGATCGCCAACATGGCTCCAGAATATGGTGCCACGATGGGCTTCTTCCCTGTCGACGCGGAAACACTGAACTACATGCGACGCACCGGCCGAACGGCTGGCGAAGTCGATCGCGTGGAACGTTACACCAAAGAGCAAGGGCTCTTCCGCACCGACGAAATGAAGCCTAGCTACACCACGCTAGTTCGCTTGGATCTTTCGACTGTCGAACCATCGCTTGCTGGTCCTAAACGCCCGCAGGACCGCGTCGCCCTCAAAAGCATGCAAAGCGAGTTCAAAAAGTCCTTGGTGACTTCGCCCAACGAACGCGGCTTCGGGTTGAGCGAAGGGGACCTCGGTCGCACGGCCACCGTCGAAGATAACGGCAAGTCGAGTGAAATCGGCCACGGTAGCGTTGTCATCGCGGCGATCACCAGCTGCACGAACACCAGCAACCCAAGCGTGATGCTGGCTGCTGGTTTGCTGGCGAAAAAGGCCGCCGAAAAAGGCCTGACCGTTAAGCCCTACGTCAAAACCAGCTTGGCCCCTGGATCTCGCGTCGTGACCGATTACCTGGTCAAAGCAGACGTGATGGAAGACCTCAAGAAGCTTGGCTTCAACCTGGTCGGCTACGGCTGCACGACATGCATCGGTAACAGTGGTCCGCTGCCGGAACCAGTCGCTAACGCCGTGACGAAAGGCTCTTTGGTGGCTTCGGCGGTTCTCAGTGGTAACCGCAACTTCGAAGGCCGCGTGAACCAGCACGTCAAAGCCAACTACTTGGCCAGCCCACCGCTGGTGGTTGCCTACGCTTTGGCGGGTACCGTCGATATCGACCTCGACAACGATCCGATCGGCACATCCGCCGACGGCGAATCGGTTTATCTCAAGGACATCTGGCCATCCAACGAGGAAATCCTCGAAACGGTTGAAAAGGCGATCACGCCTGAGATGTTCCAGGAACGCTACAACAGTGCCTACGAATCGAACCCGAACTGGAACGCCATCGACGTTGCCGACTCGGAACTTTACACGTGGGACAAAGACAGCACCTACATTCAGGAACCACCATTCCTGGACGACGTGAAAGAAAACGTCGAGCCGATCGAATCGATCACCGGGGCTCGCGTCTTGGCTCTCTTGGGCGACTCGGTTACAACCGACCACATCTCGCCGGCAGGTGCCATCGCTAAGGATAGCCCGGCTGGGAAGTACTTGATCGAGCATGGCGTCGATCCGGTCGACTTCAACAGCTACGGTTCGCGTCGCGGTAACGACCGTGTGATGCATCGCGGAACGTTCGCCAACATCCGCATTCGCAACCGCCTGACTCCTGAAAAAGAAGGGGGTTGGACAAAGTGCTTCGCGACCGGCGAAACGATGAGCATCTTCGATGCCGCCGAGATCTATAAGCAAAACGACACTCCGCTGGTCGTGATCGCCGGCAAGGAATATGGAACCGGAAGCTCCCGCGACTGGGCCGCCAAGGGGACATTCATGCTGGGTGTCAAAGCTGTGATTGCTTCCAGCTTCGAACGTATTCACCGCAGTAACTTGATCGGCATGGGCGTGCTTCCTCTGGAATTCCCCAACGGATCGTCCTGGGAATCGCTCAGCCTGACCGGCGAAGAAACCTACGACATCTACTTGCCGGATGATCTCAAGCCATTGCAGAAAGTCACCGTCTCGGCCAAAGCTGCTGACGGCGAAGTGACGACGTTCGACGCAACCGTGCGAATCGATACGCCGGTCGAACTCGACTACTACCGCAACGGTGGTATCCTGCAAACGGTCTTGCTGAAATTGTTGAAGGACTCGAAGTAA